The Suncus etruscus isolate mSunEtr1 chromosome 14, mSunEtr1.pri.cur, whole genome shotgun sequence genome contains a region encoding:
- the LOC126028705 gene encoding leukocyte immunoglobulin-like receptor subfamily A member 6, translated as MQTGTLPRPIIWAEPGSVIPLGRPLTFWCQGTSGAQNYVLISSKSVQIWSENMIPVSGNKAKFTISEIQQGHARGWECQYCEASTCSMYSDKLKLMVTGFHDRPSLSALPSPVVPVGENVTLQCGSPERFRGFVLIREGKPESFWVQESQPHHNGLFQALFPVGPVGSGQNWTFSCYGHFENELVMSEPSNMLQLLLSGFYRRPSLSAMPSPVVPSGKNVTLKCGSSMRFEGFVLIREGKPESYRVQESQTNHNGLFQALFPVGPVGPGQNWTFSCYGHFENELVLSYPSNVLQLLLSGNFSLYKEGVLDLYRVPSHNTQAGLSQADLKLGPISTFLGSTYCCYGRHSLTLLWSEVSDPSDILVADFSISISRSNTGWGFHITDKINSQHICGLHREENSSHS; from the exons ATGCAAACAG GCACCCTCCCCAGACCCATCATCTGGGCTGAGCCAGGCTCTGTCATCCCCCTTGGGAGACCTCTGACTTTCTGGTGTCAGGGAACCTCAGGGGCTCAAAACTATGTCCTAATATCATCAAAATCTGTACAGATCTGGTCTGAAAATATGATCCCTGTGTCTGGGAACAAAGCAAAGTTCACCATCAGCGAGATCCAACAGGGCCATGCAAGGGGGTGGGAATGTCAGTATTGTGAAGCTTCTACATGCTCCATGTATAGTGACAAGCTGAAGCTTATGGTCACAG GTTTTCACGACAGACCATCCCTCTCAGCCCTGCCGAGCCCTGTTGTGCCCGTAGGGGAGAACGTGACCCTTCAGTGTGGCTCACCTGAGAGGTTCCGAGGATTTGTTCTAATTAGGGAAGGAAAACCTGAGTCTTTCTGGGTCCAAGAATCACAGCCACACCACAATGGGCTCTTCCAGGCTCTATTCCCTGTGGGCCCCGTGGGCTCTGGGCAGAACTGGACATTCAGCTGTTATGgtcattttgaaaatgaattgGTGATGTCAGAACCCAGCAACATGCTACAGCTCTTGCTCTCAG GTTTTTACAGAAGACCATCCCTCTCAGCCATGCCGAGCCCTGTTGTGCCCTCGGGGAAAAACGTGACCCTCAAGTGTGGCTCATCTATGAGGTTCGAAGGATTTGTTCTGATTAGGGAAGGGAAACCTGAGTCATATCGGGTCCAGGAATCACAGACAAACCACAATGGGCTGTTCCAGGCCCTGTTCCCTGTGGGCCCTGTGGGCCCTGGACAAAACTGGACATTCAGCTGTTATGGTCATTTTGAAAACGAATTGGTGCTGTCATACCCCAGCAACGTGCTACAGCTCTTGCTCTCAG GAAATTTTTCTCTATACAAGGAGGGGGTCCTGGACCTCTACCGGGTCCCCAGCCACAATACACAGGCCGGTCTCTCTCAGGCAGACTTAAAACTGGGTCCTATAAGCACCTTCCTTGGCAGCACATACTGCTGCTATGGGAGACATAGCCTCACACTCCTGTGGTCAGAGGTCAGTGACCCATCGGACATCCTGGTAGCAG ATTTCAGCATCTCTATCAGTCGTAGCAACACGGGATGGGGCTTTCACATCACAGACAAGATCAATTCTCAGCATATCTGTGGGCTGCACAGAGAAGAGAACAGTTCCCATTCCTGA